The proteins below come from a single uncultured delta proteobacterium genomic window:
- a CDS encoding Acyl-ACP thioesterase family protein, with protein sequence MTIAPHTEWFTVYTFQEDQNGTARVQALCDYMQEAAGNHAAALGVSIDRLYAEGLAWVLARMRVAPVSLPAVHERIQVETWPVGVEGLQFRRDFIVRGEDGTVLARAVSHWVVVSLETRKVGRIPAFIAAIALDNAATAMDDGKSRLPEAGEEWETGRFRARLADVDRNHHVNNVRYMEWILESLPEAVRDRMRLADLEVTFRAESFRNDVICARTMPDGRENGFAHSLVREADGRELVRARSLWHI encoded by the coding sequence GTGACTATCGCGCCGCATACGGAATGGTTTACGGTCTACACCTTCCAGGAGGACCAGAACGGTACCGCCAGGGTGCAGGCTCTGTGCGACTATATGCAGGAAGCGGCGGGCAACCACGCCGCGGCGCTGGGCGTGTCCATAGACCGTTTGTACGCGGAAGGGCTCGCCTGGGTGCTGGCCCGCATGCGGGTTGCGCCCGTTTCCCTGCCCGCGGTTCACGAGCGCATTCAGGTGGAAACCTGGCCCGTGGGCGTGGAAGGATTGCAGTTCCGCCGCGACTTCATCGTGCGGGGCGAAGACGGCACGGTTCTCGCGCGGGCGGTGTCGCACTGGGTGGTGGTTTCCCTGGAAACCCGGAAGGTGGGGCGCATCCCGGCCTTTATCGCCGCAATAGCCCTGGATAACGCCGCAACGGCCATGGATGACGGCAAAAGCCGCCTGCCCGAGGCGGGCGAAGAGTGGGAAACCGGCAGGTTCCGCGCGCGCCTCGCGGATGTTGACCGCAACCACCACGTCAACAACGTGCGGTACATGGAATGGATACTGGAAAGCCTGCCGGAGGCGGTGCGCGACCGCATGCGGCTCGCGGACCTGGAGGTCACGTTCCGGGCGGAAAGTTTCCGGAATGACGTGATTTGCGCGCGGACCATGCCGGACGGGCGGGAGAACGGCTTCGCGCACTCCCTTGTCCGCGAGGCGGACGGCAGGGAGCTTGTGCGGGCGCGGAGCCTCTGGCATATATAG
- a CDS encoding conserved hypothetical protein (Evidence 4 : Homologs of previously reported genes of unknown function): MAATVEELTIQYEEDGVVIVKEIDKSVLSKGAWATVVFRYQEWDRAKEAYGPDKYTIRRYKKSGGDYRQQSKFTISSPDQARKLIDVLEAWMQA; encoded by the coding sequence ATGGCTGCAACCGTTGAAGAATTGACAATCCAATACGAGGAAGACGGCGTCGTTATCGTGAAAGAGATCGACAAGTCCGTACTCAGCAAGGGAGCCTGGGCCACCGTGGTTTTCCGCTACCAGGAATGGGACCGGGCCAAGGAGGCGTACGGGCCGGACAAATACACCATCCGCCGGTACAAGAAATCCGGCGGGGATTACCGGCAGCAGTCGAAATTTACCATTTCCAGCCCGGATCAGGCCCGCAAGCTCATTGACGTGCTTGAGGCCTGGATGCAGGCATAA
- a CDS encoding Molybdopterin-guanine dinucleotide biosynthesis protein B (fragment), translating to MQAVVIAGPKKSGKTTLLSLVAEMLERRGKKVAVVKYSNHPLEHDNTDAFWLRRPNRTVVSVAPGETVAFWPEELSFESLVAHLEADVVLLEGGDAPLRVPRVLCLPEDAEDAEAYMEEARSFTLVATVGGVAAIAGEPYFPETDPVAAENIATLVLERGLKV from the coding sequence ATGCAGGCAGTCGTCATCGCGGGACCCAAGAAAAGCGGGAAAACGACCCTTTTGTCGCTGGTCGCGGAAATGCTGGAACGGCGGGGGAAAAAAGTGGCTGTGGTGAAATACAGCAACCACCCGCTGGAACATGACAACACCGATGCCTTCTGGCTGCGACGCCCGAACCGGACGGTCGTCAGCGTCGCTCCCGGCGAAACGGTCGCGTTCTGGCCCGAAGAGCTTTCCTTTGAGAGTCTGGTCGCCCATCTGGAGGCCGATGTGGTTCTGCTGGAAGGCGGGGACGCGCCTCTTCGCGTGCCGCGCGTCCTGTGCCTGCCCGAAGATGCCGAGGACGCCGAAGCCTATATGGAGGAAGCCCGTTCCTTCACCCTTGTCGCAACCGTGGGCGGCGTCGCCGCGATTGCCGGGGAACCCTATTTCCCGGAAACCGATCCCGTGGCGGCGGAAAACATCGCGACGCTGGTGCTTGAGCGCGGCTTGAAGGTTTAA